In Beijerinckia indica subsp. indica ATCC 9039, the genomic window CGCTCGGCCATAGGATATCCTTTAAATGTCTTGATCGGCGCAGCGTTAGCGCGGGCCGATCATGTTGGCGTTAGATTTTGAGAAGAAGCGGCACACCACGCCTCCAGGGGTGTCGGATGAATATGCCGTCGGTCTTATAGGCTTTTTGGCCGGTCCTAGGCAATGGGGCGCTTTTCGTCACGCTCATCAAGGCCCGCGCGCCGGGCGGCGACGCCCGCAAGCGCCGACCAGTCCTTGTCGCTTTCGCCATGCGCGATGCAATCGAGGAAATTATCTCGCAGCAGACTCCCTAGCGGCAAGGGGACATGGGCGGCTTCTCCCGCAGCCAAGGCCAGGCGAACATCCTTGAGGCCTAGAGTGAGTTTGAACCCGGCTGGCTCGAATTGAGCCCTCGCGATCAAATCGCCATAGGTTTTATAGGCCGGAGCGGCAAAGAGACTATTGGTCATGACGTCGAGAAAATCGGCTGCCGTCACCCCATGGCCCTGGACCAGGGCCGCAGCCTCGCCGATCGTCTCGATCATCGATGCGATCATGAAATTACCGGCGATTTTCACAATATTGGCCGCTTTCGGCTCGCTGCCCACGGGCCAGATTTTCTGACCGAGGGCGGCCAGTACCGGCTCGATGGAAGCGACAGGGCTCGGTGCGCCGGCAACGACAATATGCAGCTTGGCGGAAGCAGCGGCCTCCGGACGGCCGAAAACGGGGGCTGCGACATAAGCAAGGCCGAGTCTATCGTGGAGCACGGCCAGTTCCTCGGCGAGGGCCACCGAGATCGTCGCCATATTGACGTGAATCAGCCCCTTGCGCGCTTGGGCGAGCGCACCCGAATCTATGAGCACGGAACGGACGGCGTCGTCATTCGCCAACATCGAAAACAGGGCATCGCCCTGCAGGGCGTCGACGGGCTCCTTGACGATTTCAGCGCCCTTTGCCTGCAAGCGAGCCAAGGGTTCCTGTGAGCGGTTCCAGGCTCGGACATGATGACCGGCGGCCAAAAGGTTCGAAGCGATGGCTAGGCCCATATGGCCAAGACCTAAAAATCCGAGTTGCATTGCCAAGATCCTCCTCCCCGTTTTTGAGGGCGGGGTGGTTGTCAAACGCACCAGCTAAATTCGCCCTGTAATCCAGACGAGCGCTTCTCATAGGCCAAGGCAAGACAAATTTTCGTACAGGCGCTTCTCATGAGCCATGACTTTCATGGGAGCGATGGTGAACGAAACCACGGAAACGGAAACGACACCATTTCAACGTTCTGCCGATGAAAAAACACGAGTGCTCGGTAAAGACCCCAATGGTGATCATGTACACGGATCGGCCTTCAAGAAGCCGCTTCGAGCAAAACGCCTTGTGTCGTCACGACGATCCAATGGCCCGCACGTTTCTCCACGAGGAGGATGCGTCCCTGCCCAGGCACGAAGACACCTTCTCTCGCAATAATTTTCTCGCTGCCGTTTTCTATATAGACCACGCCGTCACTTGCGACTTGCAACCGATAAGGGCTATCGGTGCCAGTAAGGGACATCGTACTTTCCTGCTCCTTTTGTGGGTGAGTAGGCTGCATCCGCGAAAAGGAATCGATGGCTCCTGTCATTTGGAAATCGACAGATGGCTTTTCGATCATGATCATCCGCTCGTGATCTGTGGAACGGAACGGCTGTGCAAAAAGCATGAGATGGTCTACGCCGTAAAACAGAGGGTGTCCAACTTCCTTCGCAATCATGATAGCGGCGAACGCCACGGAACTCACGGCAAAAAGAAGCCCTGCCACCGTCAAGCCCAGATCGGATGGAGACAAGAACAGATATTTTTTTATCGTCATGGAACAATTCTTTACGATGAAAGTCACGGAAAGGACGGTTGAAGATGCAGACAATCAAAAGATGAGCGACTATTCACGACAATGATATCTCTTCTGGCCTGCCTCCAATGAGACTTCGGCTGAATGGAATTTGAAAAAGCACATGTACCGATCGGCGTATGGTTCAATAATCACATCCGCCTGATTGCGCATCAAAGATGTAAGCCGTGGAAGTGGAAGCATGATGGTCGCTGCAATATCGATATGGTTCTTGCCACGGCGATCACTTGGTGAATCTCGAAAATTGATGTTTTCGGGTAGGCCATCGGACAGCAGGCGGTTACTGAGGGATCTCTCTTTTTGGAATGTAGTTAAATTCTTTGATGAGGATATCCTTGATGAAATCGCCGCCGAGCCGTTGATTGACGCGCTCCTTGATCCTCTCCTTCAGAGCAGAAATCTGGTATTTTTCCAGATGGTTAAAGTCTATGTCCTGCGAAAAGAGGATGTGGAAAGCCTCGTCTAAAATGAAAACCTCGGGTGAAATGTTCAGTTTTTTCATATCGGATTGATCAATATTATAAATAAAATTGGTCACGATATAACCAACCAATTCTCCGCTTTGGATCATTGGCACGTTGATATTTGCTGTCGTTTTCGATTCGATATGACCAGACATTTCTTGTGTCTGCGGATGTAATGCCCGGCTGAGGCTCCAGGTACTACCGACATAAAAGGCGACGGATGTGACGATGCAGATCCATATGCAGCATAGAAAGAGCCTCAGCATCGTTGTTGCCTGTCAAGTATATTGAGGGCGGAATATGTTCCATCCGATTCGTATGATTTTACTGTTTCGATGATTGTTTCCGTAATGCCTTCAATCGCCGTGAGGTGATTCTTCAAGGCTTGCAGATTGTAATCAAGGACAGCGCGCAAATGAGCGAATCGTTCCTGGATCTCCGTTTCAAAACGTGTTCCTTCCAAGCCACGAATGACACGCCGAAGTTCGAGTAGGCCTTGAGTCTTTTGGTGATTGAAATCCTGCAGGCTGATCGCGCAATTCTCGCGCAAAATCTTTGTCTCCTGCATCACAATCGTCTCGAGTCGATCGATGGCGTTCACGAGTGCGTCAAACAGAAATTGTTGCGGTTTATCGTCCAAGTGATGTGGATCGGCTTGGCCAGGATCGATCCTGGTCTCAGCCATGATAATACCATTACGCATACCATTTTCCTTCGCCTTGGAAGACAATCAAGGTGCACTTATGTCTCAAGTTTTCGACGATCCAATATCTACAGCTTTAAAAAATGGAGAGTCGTCTACAGGGGAAGAATGAAACATCCCGGCATAATTCATCCGGGTCGCAGCAACCTTACCAATTCCGAGATCAAGACGTTTGCCGATTTCCTTTGAAAGCTGATCGGCCATCATAGATTTCCAGATGTTGCCCGCTGTGCCATGACCGAATACATCTTCTGTATTTTTCGGTAGCATCGCCTCGACAAAATTGCGGAGCAGCACAGTTTCCAAATCCTTGAAGACTTTTGTCCGTGTATTGGGCGAAGGCGTCTCCAGACGCGGTTTGGGAAGGAAAAGGGGCAATGAATGTGATGGGGGTTCCGATGAGCCGACCCCATCCAATATGTGTGAAAAATGAACGTCATTCGTGGAAGACGACCCATCGGTGGAGCCCAGTCTTTCGCGCGCCATTATCGGCGAAATCGGGCCCGCTGCATTAGCAACGTCGAGAACGATGTCGGAAGGCGGCTGAATAGACATGGTGAACCTCGTCTGCAAACTAGAACCAGAAGTTCCAACAACATCTCGACATCGCTTCCGGCCAGTTCCAACAAAGAATGAATTGCGGTTCTAGCCTGTCGTTTGAAGTCGGTAATTGTGAAAGTAACGGTCCTAGCTTGTTCCGAGCTTACCTTCAGAAAGGGGCTCCTCGGCTTATTATAGGGATGGTATTCGTCGCGACGTGTCCAACCGGGAGAAAATGAAAGGAGGTGTAGAGCTGATACCAATCGTAAGCTTTCTGTCGAGCAAGGTCATGTTGAGGCAAGTTTCGCACTTTAGAGTGTCGAAAGTAGGCGCAATCAGAGGGGTTACGTCTGGGGATTGATCATGGTCGATGCTTCATTGAGTATGCCCGGCGAAGCGAATGGCAAAAATGTCCGTGATATAGGATTTGCCGCGGGCATTATCGCTATCCTGTCTGTTTTCTTCCTTCCTATCCCTGCTTTTTTCATTGATCTGGGCCTGGCTTTTTCTATCGCGCTCTCCGTCCTCATCCTGATGGTCGCGTTATGGATCCAACGGCCATTGGATTTCTCCGCCTTCCCCACTATTCTTCTTGTCGCGACTCTCTTGCGGCTCGCTCTCAATATTGCGACGACGCGGCTGATTTTGTCGCATGGTTCGGAAGGGACGACTGCCGCAGGTTATATTATCGGCGGTTTCTCGAAACTGGTCATGAGCGGTGACTTCGTCATCGGGCTGATTGTCTTTGCGATTCTGATGACGGTCAATTTCGTGGTGATCACGAAAGGCGCGACTCGCATCGCGGAAGTCGGCGCGCGCTTTACGCTGGATGCCATTCCGGGCAAGCAAATGGCGATTGATGCCGATCTTTCAGCTGGATTGATCGACGAAAAACAAGCCCAAGTGCGGCGCCGGGAACTTGAGGAAGAGAGTTCCTTTTTTGGTTCGATGGATGGTGCTTCCAAATTTGTGCGCGGCGATGCCATCGCAGGCCTTATCATTTTGGCGGTAAATATTTTTGGTGGCATTGTCATTGGTGTCACGCGGCACGATATGCCGCTCAGTCAGGCTTCCGATGTCTTCACGAAACTGTCCGTGGGTGACGGGCTTGTCTCCCAGATTCCTTCGCTGATCGTTTCATTGGCGGCGGCGCTACTCGTCTCGAAGGGGGGAACCAGGGGGACGGCGGAGCAAACGGTTCTCGATCAGCTCATCAAATATCCCCGCGCGCTTTATGTGGCGGCTTTGTTGATGGTTCTCCTGGCCGTCATTCCTGGCCTGCCAATGGTGCCGTTTTTGCTGCTTGCGGCTGTTTTTGTGGTGACCGCCAACACGATTCCGAAAAGGATCGCCGAGGCCGAAAAAAGAGAGAAGGCCAAACGTGAGGCTGCGGAGCGGCAGGCTGAGAAAGAAGCCAAGAATTCTGTCAAGGAATCGCTGAGATCTGCGGAAATCGAACTCTGTCTTGGCAAGCAATTGGCGACAAAATTGCTCGAAACGCATAATGAGCTTTCTCATCGTGTCGCCAAAATGCGACGCAAATTCGCCAAGCAATATGGGTTCATCGTTCCTGATATCAAATTGTCTGATAGTCTCTCGATTCCTGCGAAATCCTATCAGATCAAGATTCATGGGACGATCGTCGCGACCTATGAATTGAAACTTGGGGATATGCTTGTCGTTATCGGTGATGGTCGTAGGCCCGATCTACCCTTCGAAGAGACTCGTGAGCCCGCATTCGGCATGAAAGCGCTTTGGATCTCGCAAGCTTTTACCAATGAGGTGAGAAAGGAAAATTTTGTTCCAGTCGACATCATGTCTGTGTTGTTGACGCATCTCAGCGAAGTGATCCGCAGCAATCTGTCTCAGCTTTTGTCTTACAAAGACATGCGCGCGCTTTTGGATCAGCTGGGGCCTGATTACAAGCGCTTGATTGATGATCTCTGCCCGTCGCAAATCTCTTATTCAGGTCTGCAGGCGGTCTTGAAGCTTTTGCTCGCGGAACGTATCTCCATCCGTAATCTTCCGCTTATTCTAGAGGCCGTTGCCGAAATCGCACCGCATGTGCGACGTTCCGAGCAGGTGGTTGAACATGTTCGTATGCGGATCGCGCAACAGATTTGCGGCGATTTGAGTGAAAATGGCGTGTTAAAAATCATGCGTCTTGGCCAACGCTGGGACCTCGCTTTCCATCAAAGCTTGAAGCGGGATGGCAAGGGTGAAGTCGTCGAATTTGATCTCGATCCCGCCATGGTCGAGCAATTCAGCAAGGAGGCGACACGTGCCATCCGGGATCATCTCGATAAAGGGGAGCAATTTGCGCTCGTGGCCACACCTGAATCACGCCCCTATGTGAGGCTCGTCATCGAACGGCTCTTTGCTAATCTGCCCGTGCTTTCCCATCTCGAGCTTGCTCGTGGCCTCGACATCAAGGTTCTCGGGACGATTTCGTGACCTTTTCGCCTTCGCATCTCGTTTTGTTCGTGACCATTTTGTTTTGTCGTATCGGCTTCTGTGTGATGCTGCTGCCGGGCTTTTCAAGCCCCCGTATTCCCCTCAAGGTTCGCCTTGCCTTGGCTCTCGCTTTGACTTTGACGCTTACTCCGTTCCTGGCGGAGGAGGTCCGCCCGGCTCTCCGTGATGAGACACCGCTTCTTCTTGCGCATCTGATGATATCGGAAAGTCTGATGGGTTTTTTCATCGGCTTTTCAGCGCGAATATTCTTTGCGGCTCTCGAGACTACGGCGAATGCCATGGCTATGATGATTGGCATGACCAATGTGCTTGGCGCCCCCGTGAACGAAGAAGAACCGTTGCCCGTACTCAGTGCACTCGTCACGCTGAGTGCAACAGTCTTATTGTTCATCATGGACCTGCATTGGGAAATTTTGCGGGGTTTGGTCGGTTCCTACAAGGCAGTGCCGGTTATCGATCATTTCAATGCGCGCCTTGATCTTGTTCAAGTCGCCGATAGTCTATCTAAAGCTTTTTTTCTGTCTTTCCGGCTTGCGGGGCCGTTCATCATTTTCTCAATTATCGTTAATCTCGCTGTGGGTCTGATCAATAAGATGATTCCGCAAATTCCGATCTATTTTATTACTATGCCTTTCGTATTGATCGGAGGCCTTTTTCTGTTCTTCGCCACATCAACGCAATTGTTCGAACTCTTCATGTTCGGGTTCCGAGCCTGGTTGATCAGAGGATAGGATCATGGATGTTCCTTTAGCCAAGGCCCGGCGTATCGCACGGATCAGGCACAATTTATTGCGCCTCGCGGAATGGAAAAAATACGAAATTGATCAAGCGGTCCAAGCCGTCGAAGAAAAAAATCGTCGGATCATCGATCTGCTTCAAGAAGGTCATGCGGGCTCTGTGGCCTATTCAAAAATGCTCCTTGCCAGTCTCCAGAATATCGGACACCACAAGGACATTCTCGCAGAACGACAACGTATTCAGGCTGAAAATGTTTTGTGTGAGCAATATCGTTTCCGTCGCAGCATGGATGGGCTGGAGCAGGCACAGCGGCGGGAGGAATGCTTGCTAGAACATAAAACCTTGATGGATTTAATTGACGTTAGTCAGGCGCAAAGCGGAAGGCCCAAAAGTTTGCGGATATCCGATTCAAAGGAAGGCGAAAGCCCGTAGTGAGAAAGTCCGAGTCCAAGGGCTGGGGCGTACCAATCGGCTGTCATGAGGTAGACAGCAATTAAATCGGGAAGGGTTTCAAAGAATCGCAGGTCAACTCCCACGACATGGATGTGGCTTGTTCCGGTTCGCTTCCTGCCGCAAAAGTTTTCATTTCGATATCACCCTGTCTCTCCCTGGCTATGAATCATAGTCAGGGAGCGTCATGGGAGAAATTGAAAGCGTGTCGCCTACATCATAATCGAAGACATATAATGGTGCTGTATGCATTCACATCTGCTCACGCATCCAGCTCTCCAGCATCGCTCATTCATCCGGATTGGCGATGCTGCAAGTCTTTATGAACGCATCTAATTTATCTAAAAAAGGCTGCGTTTTTAACTAGACGCTTTATCATATGACTTGATCGGTATCAGAGGCTCGTGTGGGCTGTAAGGCCTGTAATCTCATTCAGCATGATTGGGGAACAGGCACGAAATTATTCACGCACTCATCGAGTTCGAAAATGGGCAGATTCTGGACCCCGAACTCAGAATTTCTCGATGAAGGTGCGTAGGTCGACTTCGAAGCTCCAGGCGCCACGCGGCTGGGCGAGAAAATCGAAATAGATCTGCGCGATCGCATCCGGGTCGATCATATCCTCGCGCTGGCCAGGCGACACCGGCACGTTTGCAGGACGGATCGCGCCATCAATGATGAAATGAGCGACGTGGATATTCTGTGGCTGGAATTCGCGCGCCGCGCTTTGGGCCAAGGCACGTAGGGCAAATTTGCCCATGGCGAAAGGTGCCGATTGGGCATTACCCTTGATGCTGGCCGTTGCGCCGGTGAAGAAAAGTGCGCCTTGCTGTTTGACGAGCATACGTTTGAGCGCTTGTTGCGCGACGAGAAAACCGCCGAAGGCCCCGGCATTCAGCGCGAAGGCGACATCCTTCGGGTCGAGATCGACCAGCGAACCGCGCACACGGCCAGCGACATTGTAGATGACGACATCAGCTCCCCCTAATTGCTGGTCGACCTCCGTGAAAAGCTTTTCGACACCCGCGGGATTGGTTGCGTCGCACCGAAAAAGCTTGGCTCCGGTTTGACCCGCCAGGTCTTTAAGCTTATCCGTATCACGTGCGACAAGGCCGAGTTTCAGGCCTTTGGAAACAAAGAGCCTCGCCAAGGCGGCGCTCAACCCGCTGCCGGCGCCGACGATCAGGGCTGTTTGATAGGGAATGGCGGCCATGGCTTTTCCTTCCGAAACTGATACTGGCTAATGCGGTTGGCCTCGAGGCCAAAACCTTCGTCCGAGTGACGCTTTCGTGTCTCAGACTATTCTGAAGCTCAATCTGAAGCATTTTCCGTGAAAGCGAAAGGACAGCCAGAGCCTGTTCCCAGGGGCGCCGGTGGTTAAGGTTTCGTCAACCTTAATCGTCTTTTATGGCTGACATGATAAAGGTGAAGGAATCGGCGCCAGAACGGGGCCCTTTCGAAGAGCCGCCATGCGCCTTATGTTTAAGTTTATGCATTTTCCTGCCAAAAAGCTTATGTCCTTTTCGACAGGAAAACGGCGTGCCGCATCGCTCGTTGATGCGGAGGCATGCGATGCTTTAAGTCTTTATTAATGCATCAAATCATCCAAAAACGGACTTGTTTTTTGGATGATTTGATGCCCTGGCGGCATTGATTACGGCCTTGAAAGAGGCCAATTCGCCGCTCAGAAAGCTAGGTTCCGATAGGTTCAACGGCGGTTGCGCAATGGTTCATTGGTCTTTTCCAAGCCGAGGACGCGCCTTGCGGTGCAAGCGCTTCTCCAAAATGCCTTGTCGCGAGGCGGGCTTCTTGCGCCACGCTTTGCTGGCGCTGGGGCTCGGCGCGATCACCCTTGGATCCACGCTGGCTCCGGCCAGGGCGGATATGATCCGCGCGCATTATTCCGTCAGCCTCATCGGCCTTGAGATCGGGGATGCCGTGGCGACCGGTCATGTCGAGCCCTCGCACTACCAGATCGATCTCAATGCACGGCTGACCGGCGTGGCCGCTATGGTTTCCAATGTCAAATTGGCCTTCGCTTCCGCGGGCAATTTGCATCGCGGCGCGATTTTGCCATCGTCCTATGCAACGACGAGCGGTAACGAACAGGAAACCCGGACCGTACGCATGCGCTTGCAGTCGGGTACCGTCAAGGCCGTGGATATTTCTCCGCCTTTTGAGGATTGGGAGGGTCGCGTTCCGGTGACCGAGGCCTTGAAGCGCAATATTCTCGATCCCACCAGCGCCCTGATCATGGCGGTGCCCAACAATCAGCCTCTGGTCGGACCGGCGGCATGCAATCGGACCTTGCGTATTTATGACGGCTATGTCCGTTATGATGTCGCTTTGTCCTATGCCGGTACGCGCGAGGTCGCGGCAAAGGGTTACTCCGGCCCGGTCGCGGTCTGTACCGCCCGCTATCATCCCATCGCCGGCCACAAGCTTGACTCGCAATCGACCCGTTTCATGGCCAATAACCGCGAGATCGAGGCTTGGCTGGCGCCGGTTGAAAAGGCGCATGTCGTCGTGCCCTTCCATGTGTCCTTGATGACCATGGCTGGCCTCGCAATCATCGATGCCGTGGAATTTACCGTTGAACCCTCGACTGTGACGGCCAATACGCACTGATGCGAGATCGAGAGGCGTGACCAGCACGTATGTCCATCGGACGACAGAACGCGTGGTCCTATTGGTTGGATCATGCTGAGATCATCACCGAGTTTGGATTTTGGAGCGGACTGTCCGCTCCAAAACTCAAGAGGCATTTTCATGCACAGACCCAGGTGACGATTGTCCTTTCCGGCGCACGCGCTTTTCAAATCAGAGGCAAGCACTATACGGTCTTTGCCGAACAAGGCCTCATTATTCCCGCACCCGCGATTTCGGAATGCCGCCTCATGCCGCCCGTCTCATAGAGCGTTTGAATATTGCCCGCTGGTGCCTCCAGCGCGGCGATTCAATCGCTGGATTGGCGGCAGAGCTGAATTTCTCGGATCAGAGCCATTTCGGCCGGCATTTTCGGTGTGCCTTCGGCACCACTCCCAACGCCTATCGCAAAAGCATGCGATGATCACAAACGTTCCAGACATTGTTTCCATGGGCATCCAATAGTCCTCCACGAGGTCTGGATACCCATGGATTGGACGATCATTATTCTCTTGTTTGTCGCGGGGCTGTTGGGCGGTCTTGTCAATGCGATTGCTGGCGGAGCGACTCTCTTGACATTCCCGGCCATGCTGGCGGCTGGATTGCCTCCCGTCGTTGCAAATGCCTCCAATGCGGTCGCTATTGCTCCGGGACATTTGCTCGCGGCACTGGCGGACTGGACAAAATTGCGGCCCTTCGATCAGTCTGTCATTCTCTCCTTGATGATCGCCATCATTGGAGGGGCCCTGGGCGCCTTGCTGGTGCTCGCGCTTCCCGAACGGCTTTTCGTCTTGCCGATCCCGGGCCTTATCGGTCTCGCGACATGTCTGTTCGCCTTTGCCCCGCAGATCCAATCATGGACGCATAAACGAAACGGCAGAACAAGACCTTCTCCCATCGGAGATTTCGCGGCGCTTGCCAGCGCCTCCCTTTATGGCAGTTTCTTCGGGGCGGGGCTCGGCATTGTCCTGACGGCTTTGCTCTCGATGGCCGGAAACACTCTGTATGCTGACGGGAGCCTTGCTGGGTGGCTATGCGGGTGGTCGTCTCATTCGTATTCTTCCGGCGCGTATGATCCGTGTGTTCGTGATCACCGCGGGTCTTTTAATGACGATTATCTATGCGCAAACACTATTGGTAATCAGCAGCAGTGCATAATGGGAAGGAACACCTTCACGAGCACGATGTAGCATGGCGCACGGATCGGTACTTTCTTTGTCGACACATGCAGGATTCAATGCATTGCGCGATAGCCGTAGGTTCCCAGCCTGGGACGAAGCCGAAGAAGCTGCGCAATGTTGACAGGCGGCAATTACCTGTACCGATCGTGTCTCCACGTTCCTGCTCGGTCGCGACGAGACCTTACCCGTCATTCGCATCGGACCTTGCAAGCTCTGCGAAAGCCCCCTATTTTGAGTCAGACCTGATCCGATAAAAGGAGATGCTTTCGACATGGACCTGAACTTCGCCGCCTTCACCCCTTCGGTATCGCTGCGAGACGTTCTGCCCCATGCCTGCATCTGTTTCCTTTTCCAATCTGTCGTGGTCCACGACTGACGGCACCCCGCTTTTCACCGACCTGAACCTGAGTTTCGGCTCCGAACGCACCGGCATTGTCGGACGTAATGGAACCGGGAAGACCACTCTTCTGCGTCTGATCGCGGGCGACCTGAACCCGGTTCCGGGCCAAATGCAGGTCGCCGGGTCGATTGCGATGATGCGGCAGGAGGCGATGGAACGCCCCGGCGACACCATTTCCGATCTGTTCGGAGTGCAGCCTGCACTCGATCTGCTTGATCGGGCAGAAGCCGGTCTTGCCGATGCCGATGAATTGGTCGAAGCGGACTGGACATTGCCCGCGCGGATCGAGGCTGCCTTGCTGCGCTGTGGCCTGTCGGCTGATCTGCAGACCTCGCTGGCAACTCTTTCCGGTGGGCAGCGCACCCGCGCCGCCCTTGCGGCGCTAATCTTTGGCGAGCCGGATTTCCTGCTGCTCGACGAGCCGACGAACAATCTCGACCGCGCCGGGCGTCAGGCCG contains:
- a CDS encoding SDR family NAD(P)-dependent oxidoreductase, with translation MAAIPYQTALIVGAGSGLSAALARLFVSKGLKLGLVARDTDKLKDLAGQTGAKLFRCDATNPAGVEKLFTEVDQQLGGADVVIYNVAGRVRGSLVDLDPKDVAFALNAGAFGGFLVAQQALKRMLVKQQGALFFTGATASIKGNAQSAPFAMGKFALRALAQSAAREFQPQNIHVAHFIIDGAIRPANVPVSPGQREDMIDPDAIAQIYFDFLAQPRGAWSFEVDLRTFIEKF
- the flhA gene encoding flagellar biosynthesis protein FlhA; translation: MVDASLSMPGEANGKNVRDIGFAAGIIAILSVFFLPIPAFFIDLGLAFSIALSVLILMVALWIQRPLDFSAFPTILLVATLLRLALNIATTRLILSHGSEGTTAAGYIIGGFSKLVMSGDFVIGLIVFAILMTVNFVVITKGATRIAEVGARFTLDAIPGKQMAIDADLSAGLIDEKQAQVRRRELEEESSFFGSMDGASKFVRGDAIAGLIILAVNIFGGIVIGVTRHDMPLSQASDVFTKLSVGDGLVSQIPSLIVSLAAALLVSKGGTRGTAEQTVLDQLIKYPRALYVAALLMVLLAVIPGLPMVPFLLLAAVFVVTANTIPKRIAEAEKREKAKREAAERQAEKEAKNSVKESLRSAEIELCLGKQLATKLLETHNELSHRVAKMRRKFAKQYGFIVPDIKLSDSLSIPAKSYQIKIHGTIVATYELKLGDMLVVIGDGRRPDLPFEETREPAFGMKALWISQAFTNEVRKENFVPVDIMSVLLTHLSEVIRSNLSQLLSYKDMRALLDQLGPDYKRLIDDLCPSQISYSGLQAVLKLLLAERISIRNLPLILEAVAEIAPHVRRSEQVVEHVRMRIAQQICGDLSENGVLKIMRLGQRWDLAFHQSLKRDGKGEVVEFDLDPAMVEQFSKEATRAIRDHLDKGEQFALVATPESRPYVRLVIERLFANLPVLSHLELARGLDIKVLGTIS
- a CDS encoding sulfite exporter TauE/SafE family protein, which gives rise to MDWTIIILLFVAGLLGGLVNAIAGGATLLTFPAMLAAGLPPVVANASNAVAIAPGHLLAALADWTKLRPFDQSVILSLMIAIIGGALGALLVLALPERLFVLPIPGLIGLATCLFAFAPQIQSWTHKRNGRTRPSPIGDFAALASASLYGSFFGAGLGIVLTALLSMAGNTLYADGSLAGWLCGWSSHSYSSGAYDPCVRDHRGSFNDDYLCANTIGNQQQCIMGRNTFTSTM
- a CDS encoding helix-turn-helix domain-containing protein; this encodes MERTVRSKTQEAFSCTDPGDDCPFRRTRFSNQRQALYGLCRTRPHYSRTRDFGMPPHAARLIERLNIARWCLQRGDSIAGLAAELNFSDQSHFGRHFRCAFGTTPNAYRKSMR
- a CDS encoding flagellar biosynthetic protein FliR, translated to MTFSPSHLVLFVTILFCRIGFCVMLLPGFSSPRIPLKVRLALALALTLTLTPFLAEEVRPALRDETPLLLAHLMISESLMGFFIGFSARIFFAALETTANAMAMMIGMTNVLGAPVNEEEPLPVLSALVTLSATVLLFIMDLHWEILRGLVGSYKAVPVIDHFNARLDLVQVADSLSKAFFLSFRLAGPFIIFSIIVNLAVGLINKMIPQIPIYFITMPFVLIGGLFLFFATSTQLFELFMFGFRAWLIRG
- a CDS encoding rod-binding protein, whose translation is MSIQPPSDIVLDVANAAGPISPIMARERLGSTDGSSSTNDVHFSHILDGVGSSEPPSHSLPLFLPKPRLETPSPNTRTKVFKDLETVLLRNFVEAMLPKNTEDVFGHGTAGNIWKSMMADQLSKEIGKRLDLGIGKVAATRMNYAGMFHSSPVDDSPFFKAVDIGSSKT
- a CDS encoding NAD(P)-dependent oxidoreductase, whose translation is MTTTPPSKTGRRILAMQLGFLGLGHMGLAIASNLLAAGHHVRAWNRSQEPLARLQAKGAEIVKEPVDALQGDALFSMLANDDAVRSVLIDSGALAQARKGLIHVNMATISVALAEELAVLHDRLGLAYVAAPVFGRPEAAASAKLHIVVAGAPSPVASIEPVLAALGQKIWPVGSEPKAANIVKIAGNFMIASMIETIGEAAALVQGHGVTAADFLDVMTNSLFAAPAYKTYGDLIARAQFEPAGFKLTLGLKDVRLALAAGEAAHVPLPLGSLLRDNFLDCIAHGESDKDWSALAGVAARRAGLDERDEKRPIA
- a CDS encoding DUF3108 domain-containing protein, whose product is MRHALLALGLGAITLGSTLAPARADMIRAHYSVSLIGLEIGDAVATGHVEPSHYQIDLNARLTGVAAMVSNVKLAFASAGNLHRGAILPSSYATTSGNEQETRTVRMRLQSGTVKAVDISPPFEDWEGRVPVTEALKRNILDPTSALIMAVPNNQPLVGPAACNRTLRIYDGYVRYDVALSYAGTREVAAKGYSGPVAVCTARYHPIAGHKLDSQSTRFMANNREIEAWLAPVEKAHVVVPFHVSLMTMAGLAIIDAVEFTVEPSTVTANTH